Proteins encoded in a region of the Ptychodera flava strain L36383 chromosome 4, AS_Pfla_20210202, whole genome shotgun sequence genome:
- the LOC139132236 gene encoding carbohydrate sulfotransferase 1-like, whose protein sequence is MDRSLLRNSGQEKVPAGTHSRDILKFEEVLCERRNRGTEDVTSTSLKGTNGIRERTDTTADGTSTSWMGLLDENVFTTAEVSKTTLRRPTLKRGKNKRWKMWREFDWRPNVQDDQDRGEESPARNTERSAFDTPADNEITSKGKRVNVVVSAGMRTGSSFVGQFFNSHPDFFYLFEPLFGLRRMENGPQMSVDGVRALSKLFNCDFITAGMEEYFTWYNGLYLWQRDDECPLLDIYEAKGCCRTAKNVALKTIRMMDIRDFISLMQDPFIDLKVIILIRDPRAMMASLMPVYQSGYNYDPIIAGMTQDVVNLDETLRDRLKHYCDVNLRNYVLYSNSDVTLAPWKKNLLVLRFEDVASNPHYYADKMYRFIGVPISDDVHQWINNNTKEDASTDDLDDKYGFKNTRDSAKIIGRWRHKMTYDLVQTIQDSGECMRYMYTAGYTPVFSPSSLQNTSRQLYY, encoded by the coding sequence ATGGACAGAAGTTTGCTGCGGAACTCTGGTCAGGAGAAAGTACCAGCCGGGACCCATTCTCGCGATATCCTGAAATTCGAGGAAGTCCTCTGTGAGAGGAGAAATCGTGGGACGGAAGACGTTACATCAACATCCTTGAAAGGAACGAATGGAATCAGAGAGCGTACAGACACAACGGCTGATGGCACATCAACGTCTTGGATGGGACTCCTCGATGAGAACGTCTTCACCACAGCTGAGGTATCGAAAACGACTCTACGTAGGCCCACACTCAAACGCGGGAAAAACAAACGTTGGAAAATGTGGCGAGAGTTTGACTGGCGTCCAAATGTTCAGGACGATCAGGATCGCGGTGAAGAGTCGCCGGCGCGCAACACTGAGCGAAGTGCCTTTGATACACCCGCCGATAATGAAATCACAAGCAAAGGGAAACGTGTGAATGTTGTAGTGTCGGCGGGAATGAGAACTGGGTCCTCTTTTGTCGGTCAGTTTTTCAACTCACACCCGGATTTCTTTTATCTCTTCGAGCCCCTCTTCGGTCTGAGGAGGATGGAGAACGGACCGCAGATGTCTGTGGATGGGGTGCGCGCTCTCTCGAAACTGTTCAATTGCGATTTTATCACGGCTGGCATGGAGGAGTACTTCACGTGGTATAACGGTCTCTATCTGTGGCAACGAGATGACGAGTGTCCCCTGTTGGATATATACGAGGCCAAGGGTTGCTGCCGCACCGCCAAGAACGTTGCTTTAAAGACCATTCGTATGATGGACATCCGCGATTTCATCAGTTTGATGCAGGACCCTTTCATAGACTTGAAGGTTATCATACTTATCCGGGATCCCCGGGCAATGATGGCATCGTTGATGCCCGTCTACCAGTCTGGTTACAACTACGATCCCATCATAGCCGGAATGACCCAGGACGTGGTTAATCTGGACGAAACTCTCAGGGATCGACTCAAGCACTACTGCGACGTAAATTTGAGAAATTACGTACTCTACAGCAACTCAGACGTAACGCTAGCTCCCTGGAAAAAGAATCTCCTCGTCCTCCGTTTCGAGGACGTCGCGTCCAACCCCCACTATTACGCCGACAAGATGTACAGGTTCATTGGTGTGCCCATCAGCGACGACGTCCACCAGTGGATCAACAACAACACCAAAGAGGACGCCTCGACGGACGACTTGGACGACAAGTACGGCTTCAAAAACACGAGAGACTCCGCCAAAATCATCGGCAGGTGGAGACACAAAATGACTTACGACTTAGTTCAAACTATACAGGACTCGGGAGAGTGCATGCGTTACATGTATACTGCTGGGTACACGCCTGTGTTCAGCCCAAGTTCGCTACAAAATACAAGTCGTCAACTTTATTACTAA
- the LOC139131489 gene encoding forkhead box protein L3-like, which yields MKMYSYYGTSNAVYPGYTYMQTAYYHPYRHCGIPQQSLPKCLATDTEMNGPRPAYSYVALIIMAIRSHPGERATLKSIYNFITTYFPYYRHKEPGWKNSIRHNLSLNCCFKKIERSVHDQSHGHFWGLSEDWEQMFAEGNYRRRRRGYRRPGSGSRTPSPQTVDDNYGQSNGELFNHSPATSLSSAEENSTTPPVSRTPKATRDLEPPVLSPPPQRSSFSDFSIDTLLNSSQKPDLKSLPQTPSVDKGDFKRARGDTVSAIGKKRKLAYSPSKDHDVRPSSFINNVQSDLPVPNIPYDLPLNVCTSFKR from the coding sequence ATGAAAATGTACAGCTATTATGGGACATCGAATGCCGTGTACCCGGGATACACGTACATGCAGACCGCTTATTATCACCCGTACCGGCACTGCGGTATCCCCCAGCAATCACTTCCGAAGTGTCTGGCCACCGATACGGAGATGAACGGCCCCCGACCAGCCTACAGTTACGTCGCACTGATCATCATGGCGATCAGGTCCCATCCAGGTGAGAGAGCAACGCTCAAGTCGATCTACAACTTCATAACTACCTACTTTCCTTACTACCGGCACAAGGAGCCCGGCTGGAAGAACTCGATCCGCCACAACCTGTCTCTTAACTGCTGCTTTAAGAAGATAGAACGGAGCGTGCATGACCAATCGCACGGCCACTTCTGGGGACTTAGCGAGGACTGGGAGCAGATGTTCGCGGAAGGAAACTATCGGCGTCGTCGCAGGGGATACAGGAGGCCCGGCAGCGGAAGTCGCACTCCATCACCGCAAACTGTAGACGACAACTATGGTCAGTCAAATGGAGAATTGTTTAACCATTCGCCGGCAACTTCACTGTCATCTGCAGAAGAAAATTCTACGACGCCACCAGTGTCGAGGACTCCAAAAGCAACTCGGGATCTGGAACCACCGGTTTTATCGCCACCACCACAAAGATCGAGCTTCAGTGACTTCAGCATCGATACACTTCTGAACTCCTCGCAAAAGCCAGACTTGAAGTCCTTACCCCAGACGCCATCCGTGGACAAAGGCGATTTCAAAAGAGCAAGGGGTGATACCGTCTCTGCAATCGGCAAAAAGAGAAAGCTTGCCTATTCTCCATCAAAGGATCATGATGTAAGGCCATCGTCATTTATTAACAACGTGCAAAGTGACCTACCCGTTCCAAACATACCCTATGATCTGCCATTGAATGTCTGTACGTCTTTCAAACGTTAG